A section of the Citrus sinensis cultivar Valencia sweet orange chromosome 8, DVS_A1.0, whole genome shotgun sequence genome encodes:
- the LOC102614383 gene encoding protein GAMETOPHYTE DEFECTIVE 1: MGFFDLNIPYVESPPSNATTHKNARVKIVIKAMELGYTGVAYNRTMKGVMSDRDRCSIPLLTLAALLKLAPSLSASVNFHRDLLGVPRCSPFRQYTRLTVFADTIAQCQVLNSGNPVLKTYDLVAVRPLNQSAFDHACEKAEVDIISINFAEKLPFRLKLPMIKAAIERGVYFELTYSDLILDVQLRRQMISNAKLLVDWTRGKNLILSSGASSVTELRGPYDVANLSSLLGISMERAKAAVSKNCRAVISNALRKKHFHKETIRVEPISSGEQFDSKEPRSGDWLKWDPISSGEGDLQLDDMAESFTASTKVSKTVKTINFASVIDSIPSHSFRVNDLIYGTQAVSHSRDSGKSNLFVAGANEKSGASHGVSENWRRLDILHETDQNSLHNAPLNNQSSSCENNRELDSPSAFPETIINTEDVEPQPTIIEEDDVAEISFTAKETERDDQNTKHGISSHAVDLVLSKEIVKCPALTSEIELGAACNVDNKLEGDTLPDTFHSSACHNEESKTAESSDADFGSQNVAMGEVGMKIDIKDQEDASVALDNVSSTDNVIEREHFRELVDVVSGQNLLQGSHNEMDNKNGTTFANHETEMTMEELRDGEQLREPGDGRLLADKISIQESCTEMIVKDDSSVANHEACEEVTVEKQKNGVQFREPGERLITGQNLFLDSSKDFSVKENSSDANQEGLDDAKMEEQIHGEADSETDHPTLVPCVSEKVRAKRRMQCRALLFPLKRMLNPLSFKRKARKFKYTITKM, encoded by the exons ATGGGGTTCTTCGACCTCAACATTCCCTACGTCGAATCTCCGCCGTCGAATGCCACAACTCACAAAAACGCACGTGTGAAAATCGTGATTAAGGCGATGGAGCTAGGCTACACCGGAGTTGCCTACAACCGTACGATGAAGGGCGTGATGTCAGATCGCGACCGTTGCTCGATTCCCCTCCTAACCCTCGCCGCTCTATTGAAACTCGCCCCCTCTCTCTCTGCCTCCGTCAACTTCCACCGTGACCTCCTCGGCGTCCCACGCTGCTCTCCCTTCCGCCAGTACACGCGCCTCACCGTCTTTGCCGACACTATCGCTCAGTGTCAGGTGTTGAACTCCGGAAATCCCGTTCTCAAAACCTACGATTTGGTCGCTGTTCGGCCGTTAAACCAGAGCGCGTTTGATCACGCTTGTGAGAAAGCCGAG GTGGATATAATTTCGATTAATTTCGCAGAGAAGTTGCCATTCAGATTGAAGCTGCCGATGATTAAAGCTGCTATTGAG CGTGGAGTTTATTTTGAACTCACTTACTCAGATCTTATCCTTGATGTTCAATTAAGGAGGCAAATGATATCCAATGCCAAG TTACTGGTTGATTGGACTCGAGGAAAGAATCTAATTCTCTCAAGTGGTGCCTCCTCTGTTACCGAACTTAGAGGTCCATATGATGTTGCAAACTTGTCATCATTGCTTGGGATCTCTATGGAACGAGCTAAAGCAGCTGTTTCCAAAAATTGTAG GGCTGTTATAAGTAATGCTTTAAGGAAAAAACACTTTCACAAGGAGACCATCAGGGTTGAACCAATATCGTCTGGTGAACAATTTGACTCCAAGGAGCCTAGGTCTGGGGACTGGCTTAAGTGGGACCCGATATCTAGTGGTGAAGGTGATTTGCAACTGGATGATATGGCAGAGTCCTTTACTGCCTCCACTAAAGTATCCAAAACTGTCAAAACCATTAATTTTGCTTCTGTTATTGACAGCATTCCATCACACAGCTTTCGAGTAAATGATTTGATATATGGAACTCAGGCTGTGTCACACTCACGAGATAGTGGTAAGAGTAATTTATTTGTTGCTGGGGCAAATGAGAAATCTGGTGCATCCCATGGAGTGTCTGAAAATTGGAGAAGGCTTGATATTCTTCATGAAACTGATCAGAATTCATTACATAATGCTCCATTGAACAATCAATCATCTAGCTGTGAAAATAATCGGGAGTTAGATTCACCAAGTGCTTTCCCAGAAACTATAATTAATACTGAGGACGTTGAACCTCAACCAACCATAATTGAGGAGGATGATGTGGCAGAAATATCATTTACTGCCAAAGAAACAGAAAGGGATGATCAGAATACAAAACATGGCATATCTAGTCATGCAGTAGATCTTGTCTTATCAAAAGAAATTGTCAAATGTCCGGCTTTGACTAGTGAAATTGAGTTGGGTGCTGCTTGTAATGTAGATAATAAGTTAGAAGGGGACACTTTACCTGATACATTTCATTCTTCTGCTTGTCATAATGAAGAATCTAAGACTGCAGAGAGTTCTGATGCAGATTTTGGTTCCCAAAATGTTGCTATGGGTGAAGTTGGAATGAAGATAGATATAAAGGATCAAGAAGATGCATCTGTGGCCTTGGATAATGTGTCTTCAACAGACAATGTTATTGAACGCGAACATTTCAGGGAACTTGTAGATGTTGTATCTGGTCAAAATCTCCTTCAGGGGTCTCATAATGAGATGGATAATAAAAATGGCACCACATTTGCAAATCATGAGACAGAGATGACAATGGAAGAACTACGGGATGGAGAACAACTGAGGGAACCAGGAGATGGTAGACTTCTAGCAGATAAGATTTCCATTCAGGAGTCATGCACTGAGATGATAGTTAAAGATGACTCTTCAGTTGCAAATCATGAAGCGTGTGAGGAGGTCACGGtggaaaagcaaaaaaatggAGTGCAATTCAGGGAACCAGGTGAAAGACTCATCACCGGTCAGAATCTGTTTTTGGATTCTTCCAAAGATTTTAGTGTCAAAGAGAACTCCTCTGATGCCAATCAAGAGGGCCTAGATGATGCAAAAATGGAAGAGCAAATTCATGGAGAAGCTGATAGTGAAACTGATCATCCAACATTGGTTCCATGTGTATCTG AGAAAGTCAGAGCAAAGCGAAGGATGCAATGTCGAGCTCTTTTGTTTCCTCTAAAGAGAATGTTAAACCCTTTATCTTTTAAGAGAAAAGCTCGTAAGTTTAAATATACGATCACAAAAATGTAA